CGTCGTTCGGTCCCGCTTCCGGTCGTTCCTTGTCGACGAACCCCGTTTCGCCGATCGATTTCATCACGTACGCTTGCACATTCTTCCCCCCGGGCGGGGTTCGACGGCCGAACACTTCAATCGATTTCCGAAGCGTTCGATAGGAGGTTCGAATGAGAAATTCCCGGAACTACAGTTCGTCCCGGAGCCGCGTGAACAGCCGTTCTTCGCGGTCGGCGATTCTCGCGGCTTGCTCGGAAGCGTCCTCGAACAGGTGAACCTGTCGTTCCCCTTCGGTCTCGCTCGCGTCCTTGAGCGTGTCGCTCAAAGCCGTCCAATCGTCCGCGATGCCGTGGCAGTCCGCGGGAATCGACTCGTCGAGTCCGAGGTCGGGTGCGAGCGCGTCGAGGAAGTCGGCGTACAACCGGCGGAACGCGCCGCCGCCGGTCCCGCGCCGTTCGATGTTCTGGTAGGCAAAGCGCGCACACCAACTCGAATCCGCCAGTTCCGTCCACGAGGGGAGGTCCGCCGCGAACGCCCGAATCCCGTCCACACCCTGTGAATCCCACTCACCGCCCTCGGGCGAGAGCATGAGTTCCGTCGTCCGCCGAATCGCGTTCCGCGCTGCCGTCGTTCGGTCGATTTCGATGGTCGGGTCGGCCACGGTGATCCAGTGGTTGTCGAGCGGGCCGAATCCGTACTCCGAGTTCCACGCCTTTCGGAGATGAGACGCGGGAATTCGCTGGATGGAATCGAACTCGCTGTCGGAGAGGAGGACTTCGTCGTCCTCGACGCCGACATCAGAGGAGGATGTGGGGTCCGAAGTGGGTGTCCGTGCCGAAATAGTCGAGGTAGTAGAGGTCGACGAACAGCATGACCGGCGTCTCGTCGGCGATGGCGTCCCGCACGTCGGCCCACGCCGTTTCCCAGTCCTGTCCGCTCGATTCCCGGTAGTCGAGGTCGAACGTCTCGAAGAATCCTGTCTCCAACTGCCCGTTGCGCCCCATGATGATGTGGCTCGCCGGGCCGCGTTCGTAGTAGCCGAAGCCGAGT
This sequence is a window from Haladaptatus sp. R4. Protein-coding genes within it:
- a CDS encoding DUF4872 domain-containing protein encodes the protein MADPTIEIDRTTAARNAIRRTTELMLSPEGGEWDSQGVDGIRAFAADLPSWTELADSSWCARFAYQNIERRGTGGGAFRRLYADFLDALAPDLGLDESIPADCHGIADDWTALSDTLKDASETEGERQVHLFEDASEQAARIADREERLFTRLRDEL
- a CDS encoding BtrH N-terminal domain-containing protein, which codes for MQLSEYTHTPGAHCGSASLRNLADYYDWGLNESLCFGYGAGLGFGYYERGPASHIIMGRNGQLETGFFETFDLDYRESSGQDWETAWADVRDAIADETPVMLFVDLYYLDYFGTDTHFGPHILL